The proteins below come from a single bacterium genomic window:
- a CDS encoding O-antigen ligase family protein: MSRARPITALAQDLAVLGCLLVMPVLMTPQAAQPFVRPKWLALELASFAVLVLSAFDRRRRSAPLMAAPLDLCALLLLLALGLASARSLGTWTGLQSPAHILALWVIYRTVAQGNLSHEPRKLFTVALAPALFLSLGAIAAVFLRDQSASLLSAALLGHGNYAGQWGVLILPISAALFLSVSGKAKTLLAGIASGLILSYLLISNCRGAWVALAAATALVLPLRRARRALRATSGKRLLALGAIAALSLLFSVKAGFLGDRLRSSFGPSDTGMKFRKLTWKSTLNMIASEPLLGVGSDSFAAYYPLYRSDKERSLFTERRFVKSPHNSYLLAAAEAGPLGLFAIIFLAGAALRVSLASVNRAADEDRMLRAGAAVAVCGTLIHTAFSFNLESPAPAFYFWVLAGVLSSRARSDSACRPASRRRQATGLGLILLAAAFLGTVSFVDAERIVASADARAGSSDKQAGDLARAEESFRASLRLWPESANTCQLLARVMMQKGDLDACRKLNEQALDVWPYFRDSLLDLGLVNWRQNRLEEAEMFMRKALDVDPAFMRGRIALGNLFASHGDYGSAIEQYKCALGRRWSREQALYYIAAANAAQGKMQEALLAAEKVASSKLLFLDKQLTASITAETILTTLSPGEKSFYIVARDRDLWPVWKSKTPGRARIEASPPTVKLLVPSDGVTIRTRSDGGIIELRFRRVKDSRVQVYSLAVDEHGVEQSFDFLADAEFHSKALALYGQILAALGETDEAKQMLRDALRIDPSNAQARQSLSAEQQAHETRD, translated from the coding sequence ATGAGCCGAGCCAGACCGATAACTGCTCTCGCCCAGGACCTGGCTGTCCTGGGCTGTCTCCTCGTTATGCCGGTGTTAATGACACCTCAAGCCGCACAGCCCTTTGTTCGGCCCAAGTGGTTGGCTCTGGAACTGGCCTCTTTCGCTGTTCTCGTCCTGTCTGCATTTGACAGGCGGAGACGCTCTGCGCCGCTCATGGCCGCTCCGCTCGACCTGTGTGCCCTACTGCTTCTACTCGCGCTTGGCCTCGCCTCGGCAAGGTCTCTCGGAACATGGACAGGATTGCAGTCTCCCGCTCACATACTCGCACTTTGGGTCATATACCGGACCGTTGCGCAGGGGAACCTGTCTCACGAGCCTCGAAAGCTCTTTACCGTGGCGCTTGCCCCGGCGCTTTTCTTGTCGCTCGGTGCCATTGCAGCGGTTTTTCTGCGCGATCAATCAGCCTCGCTTCTTAGCGCTGCGCTGCTGGGTCACGGCAATTACGCTGGGCAGTGGGGCGTGCTCATCCTGCCGATCTCAGCTGCGCTATTCCTGTCGGTTTCTGGCAAAGCCAAGACCCTCCTTGCCGGCATCGCTTCCGGACTCATCTTGAGCTATCTTCTCATCTCAAACTGCCGAGGGGCGTGGGTCGCTCTGGCGGCAGCGACAGCTCTCGTGTTGCCTCTTCGGCGAGCCCGGCGAGCATTGAGAGCGACCTCCGGAAAGCGACTCCTGGCGCTGGGCGCGATCGCTGCCTTATCACTCTTATTCTCCGTCAAGGCTGGCTTCTTAGGCGATCGGCTGCGCTCTTCTTTCGGGCCCAGCGACACGGGTATGAAGTTCAGAAAGCTCACCTGGAAAAGCACACTAAACATGATAGCGTCCGAGCCACTCCTAGGCGTTGGCTCCGACAGCTTTGCCGCCTATTACCCGCTCTATCGCTCGGACAAGGAGCGATCGCTGTTTACGGAGAGAAGGTTCGTTAAAAGCCCTCACAACAGCTACCTACTTGCAGCGGCAGAGGCGGGCCCCCTGGGTCTTTTTGCGATCATCTTCTTGGCCGGTGCGGCCCTTCGAGTGTCGCTTGCATCGGTCAATCGTGCGGCTGATGAGGACCGGATGTTGAGAGCAGGGGCGGCGGTGGCGGTCTGCGGAACGCTCATTCACACTGCCTTCAGCTTCAATCTGGAGAGTCCGGCCCCGGCGTTTTACTTCTGGGTGTTGGCGGGCGTTCTGTCCTCGCGAGCGAGGTCGGACAGCGCGTGTAGGCCAGCTTCTCGCCGAAGGCAGGCTACAGGCTTGGGTCTCATACTGCTGGCTGCCGCGTTTTTGGGCACGGTATCTTTCGTTGACGCTGAAAGGATCGTGGCCTCAGCTGACGCACGGGCCGGCTCATCGGACAAGCAAGCCGGGGACCTTGCCCGGGCCGAAGAGAGCTTCCGCGCATCGCTGCGACTGTGGCCCGAATCGGCCAACACGTGCCAGCTGTTAGCAAGGGTGATGATGCAGAAGGGCGATCTGGATGCCTGCCGGAAACTCAACGAACAGGCGCTCGATGTCTGGCCCTACTTCCGGGACTCGCTGCTGGACCTCGGCCTCGTAAACTGGCGGCAAAATAGGCTTGAGGAGGCGGAGATGTTCATGAGGAAGGCGCTCGATGTCGATCCTGCCTTTATGAGGGGTCGCATCGCCCTGGGCAACCTATTCGCCTCGCATGGGGACTATGGCTCTGCGATCGAGCAATACAAGTGTGCTCTTGGCCGCAGATGGTCGCGAGAGCAGGCGCTCTACTACATCGCGGCCGCCAATGCGGCCCAGGGAAAGATGCAAGAGGCACTGCTGGCGGCGGAGAAAGTAGCCTCGAGCAAGCTACTGTTTCTCGACAAACAACTCACGGCCTCGATAACGGCGGAGACTATCCTGACCACACTATCCCCCGGAGAGAAGTCCTTTTATATTGTCGCAAGGGACCGCGACCTGTGGCCCGTCTGGAAGAGCAAGACGCCGGGCAGAGCTCGGATTGAGGCATCTCCGCCCACAGTCAAGCTGTTGGTACCCTCGGACGGTGTAACCATTCGCACCCGATCGGACGGCGGAATTATAGAGCTCCGGTTCAGGAGGGTGAAGGACTCCCGCGTTCAGGTCTATTCGCTTGCCGTGGACGAACACGGCGTCGAGCAATCGTTCGATTTCCTTGCCGATGCCGAGTTCCACTCGAAGGCGCTCGCTCTTTATGGTCAGATTCTGGCCGCTCTGGGCGAGACTGACGAGGCAAAACAGATGCTGCGCGATGCGCTCAGGATAGACCCAAGCAATGCCCAGGCCCGCCAATCGCTGTCCGCAGAACAACAAGCACATGAGACGAGGGATTGA